TGCCGCCAGCCCCTCGACCAGCGCACCGGCGCTGGTGACGACAGGCGCAGCGCGGCCATTCTCGACCGTCCGTTGGTGCAGCCGCGCCTCGGACACGCGATGATAGCCCTCGCCCATGCTCATGATCGCGACGAGGCAAGCATAGCCGAGCACATCGACCGCGGCGTCGGACAGTTCGAGCGCGCAGCGGTCGGAATCGGCGTCCATCGCTGCGAGTTCTTCCTTCGTCACCTTCTTCATCCGCATCCGCGACGAGTGGAAGGTGAAGCGTTCGGGCGCGATGCTTTCGCGCGCGCGGAACAGCGCGGGGATCTCGGTTTCCATCGTGACGTTCGAGCTGGGCACGATCTGTCCGATGCGGATGGGTCTGGTCATCTCGCGCGCCTCAGACCGCAATAATCGGATTGCGCAGCGTGCCGATACCC
This window of the Sphingopyxis sp. CCNWLW2 genome carries:
- a CDS encoding maleate cis-trans isomerase family protein, with translation MTRPIRIGQIVPSSNVTMETEIPALFRARESIAPERFTFHSSRMRMKKVTKEELAAMDADSDRCALELSDAAVDVLGYACLVAIMSMGEGYHRVSEARLHQRTVENGRAAPVVTSAGALVEGLAALKAKRIALVAPYMKPLTQMVVSYIQNEGVEVSDWLALEIPDNLEVAAQDPANLLDHYKRLDLTGIDALVLSACVQMPSLPSVQKIEDASGLPVVSAAICTAHQMLTRLGLSTEVPGAGALLSGRY